One window of Meiothermus sp. Pnk-1 genomic DNA carries:
- a CDS encoding NADH-quinone oxidoreductase subunit N — MIPLLILSSAAAVLTLLALWIPLRVTKWLTAGSVLVAVGAILVGWNQTAEYFGLFRWDSLAQGLTLVALLGVLWAVVIGRETSERAEYYLLALYAAVGMLLMASTPNLVVILIALEALSLPLYVLATWRRDEQSYEAGLKYFLLGAISAAIFLYGIALHFGATGSFNAGTSGSGALYTAAMVLLLIGLAFKASMVPFHWWTPDVYQGSPTGVSLLMATAVKAAAFAALVRLTSEGLPAWGAALAAVIVLTLIFGNLGALAQSEAKRLLAYSSIAHAGYVGIGLYSATAAPAIGFYLLTYLLGTGLAFAVLSAISNGNVPYERLRGLFGRNRFLGIGLGFAMLSLTGLPPFPGFWGKLLVFLEGAKAHQYPLLVLALVTSAIAAYYYLRLFSLALLSRQPEDGREEDRAGVLPPWPTATPAFGSARWAMTLAMVLIGLLGILPFLGYRAFAAGQPDLAVRVPLNTNLSITSPSDGAEVPAGGFSLQGTGQPGETLEIYDGATKLGSVTVEQNGGWSFALEPAPSPGLHTYQVRRAGQAGGPSVRVKVTAPSSAVPGHDASAGVLPA; from the coding sequence ATGATCCCCCTCTTGATCCTCTCGAGCGCCGCCGCTGTCCTCACCTTGCTGGCCTTATGGATCCCGCTGCGGGTCACCAAATGGCTCACCGCGGGGAGCGTCCTCGTTGCGGTGGGAGCCATCCTGGTGGGGTGGAACCAGACGGCGGAGTACTTCGGCCTCTTCCGCTGGGACTCCCTGGCTCAGGGGCTCACCTTGGTGGCCTTGCTGGGGGTGTTGTGGGCGGTGGTGATCGGTAGGGAAACGAGCGAGCGGGCAGAGTACTACCTGCTGGCTCTCTACGCCGCGGTCGGGATGCTCCTGATGGCCTCCACGCCGAACCTGGTGGTGATCCTCATCGCGCTCGAGGCCCTCTCGCTGCCCCTGTACGTGCTGGCCACCTGGCGACGCGACGAGCAAAGCTACGAAGCGGGCCTCAAATACTTCCTGCTGGGGGCCATCTCGGCGGCCATCTTCCTTTACGGCATCGCGCTGCACTTCGGCGCCACCGGTAGCTTCAACGCCGGAACGAGCGGCAGCGGCGCGCTCTACACGGCGGCGATGGTGCTGCTGTTGATCGGCCTAGCCTTCAAGGCCTCGATGGTGCCCTTCCACTGGTGGACCCCTGACGTCTACCAGGGCAGCCCTACCGGGGTCAGCCTGCTCATGGCCACCGCGGTCAAAGCCGCCGCTTTCGCCGCCTTGGTACGCCTCACCTCCGAGGGCCTGCCCGCCTGGGGCGCGGCGCTGGCTGCGGTCATCGTCCTGACCTTGATCTTCGGGAACCTGGGGGCCCTGGCCCAGAGCGAGGCCAAGCGCCTGCTGGCCTACTCCTCCATCGCCCACGCCGGATACGTAGGGATCGGCCTCTACAGCGCGACCGCGGCCCCAGCCATTGGCTTTTACCTGCTGACCTATCTGCTGGGGACCGGCCTGGCGTTCGCTGTGCTCTCGGCGATCTCCAACGGCAACGTCCCCTACGAGCGCCTGCGGGGCCTCTTCGGGCGCAACCGGTTTTTAGGGATAGGCTTGGGCTTCGCCATGCTCTCGCTGACGGGGTTACCCCCCTTCCCCGGCTTCTGGGGTAAGCTGCTGGTCTTCCTCGAGGGCGCCAAGGCCCACCAGTACCCCCTCTTGGTGCTGGCCCTGGTCACCTCGGCCATCGCCGCTTACTACTACTTGCGCCTGTTCAGCCTGGCGCTGCTCTCGCGGCAGCCCGAAGACGGGCGGGAAGAAGACCGGGCTGGGGTACTCCCGCCCTGGCCCACCGCCACCCCCGCTTTCGGCAGCGCTCGCTGGGCCATGACCCTGGCCATGGTCCTGATCGGGCTTCTAGGCATCCTGCCCTTCCTGGGGTATCGGGCCTTCGCCGCGGGGCAGCCCGACCTCGCCGTACGGGTTCCTCTCAACACCAACCTGAGCATCACCTCGCCCTCCGACGGGGCCGAGGTCCCGGCGGGCGGGTTCAGCCTGCAAGGTACCGGCCAACCCGGCGAAACCCTGGAGATCTACGACGGCGCCACCAAGCTCGGCAGCGTAACGGTGGAGCAGAACGGCGGATGGTCGTTCGCCCTCGAGCCTGCCCCCAGCCCCGGGCTCCACACCTACCAGGTGCGGCGGGCCGGGCAAGCCGGGGGCCCTTCGGTTAGGGTGAAGGTCACCGCACCCTCCAGCGCTGTCCCCGGCCACGACGCCAGCGCCGGGGTGCTGCCCGCTTGA
- a CDS encoding NuoM family protein, whose product MADIVLFLPLLAGIALVLWPGLGRAFALVASGGVFVLALGMFVFHPKEGIAYLTQAPLLAPAGIYYAVGLDNAAMFLWLAVTLTVFLGVWVAKAPLRMVGYALMMETGLLGIFAALDLVLFYVFFEFTLIPALLMLGLYGGRERMRAVYTFALFTLVGSLPMLAAILAARFLGGAESFLIGDLQNHPLKGSIANWVFLGFLFALAVKTPLFPLHAWLPSFHQESHPSGLADAMGTLYKVGVFAFFRWAMPLAPEGFQNLQPLLLAVAAFTAIYAAWAAWGAKDWKNLLAYGGISHMGLAAIGLFSGTSEGAVGALFLLGASFVYTGGMFLFTGLLYERTGTLEIGPVRGLAKSAPALAALGMILVMSMIGLPGLAGFPGEFMALLGAYKASPWLTFVAFLSVIAAAAYALTAYQKVFHENESRAVPDMTLQEWSFAVVIVAAIALLGLYPKLFTQLLQPLAKAFAALFGGAA is encoded by the coding sequence CTGGCCGACATCGTCCTCTTCCTTCCCCTGCTGGCAGGGATCGCCCTGGTGCTATGGCCGGGGCTGGGGCGGGCCTTTGCCCTGGTGGCCTCGGGCGGGGTCTTCGTGCTGGCGTTGGGGATGTTCGTCTTCCATCCCAAGGAAGGGATCGCCTACCTCACCCAGGCCCCCTTGTTGGCCCCTGCCGGGATCTACTACGCAGTGGGCCTCGACAACGCGGCCATGTTCCTCTGGCTGGCGGTGACCCTTACGGTCTTTCTGGGCGTCTGGGTGGCTAAAGCCCCGCTGCGGATGGTGGGCTACGCGCTGATGATGGAAACCGGGTTGTTGGGCATCTTCGCCGCCCTGGACCTGGTGCTTTTCTACGTATTTTTCGAGTTCACCCTAATTCCCGCCCTCCTCATGCTGGGGCTGTACGGCGGGCGTGAGCGGATGCGGGCCGTCTACACCTTCGCCCTGTTCACCCTGGTGGGGTCGTTGCCGATGCTGGCTGCTATCCTGGCGGCCCGCTTCCTGGGAGGGGCGGAGAGCTTTTTGATCGGCGACTTACAAAACCACCCGCTCAAAGGTTCCATCGCCAATTGGGTCTTCCTGGGCTTCCTTTTTGCCCTGGCGGTGAAGACCCCCCTCTTCCCGCTCCACGCCTGGCTGCCCAGCTTCCACCAGGAAAGCCACCCCAGCGGCCTGGCCGACGCCATGGGCACCTTATACAAGGTAGGTGTCTTCGCTTTCTTCCGCTGGGCCATGCCCCTAGCCCCAGAGGGCTTCCAAAACCTGCAACCGCTGCTGCTGGCGGTGGCTGCCTTCACCGCCATCTACGCGGCCTGGGCAGCCTGGGGGGCCAAGGACTGGAAAAACCTGCTGGCCTACGGGGGGATCTCGCACATGGGGCTGGCGGCCATCGGGCTTTTCAGCGGAACCAGCGAGGGCGCAGTGGGGGCTTTGTTCCTGCTGGGCGCCTCGTTCGTCTACACGGGCGGGATGTTTCTCTTTACGGGCCTGCTCTACGAGCGCACCGGCACCCTGGAGATTGGCCCGGTGCGGGGGCTGGCCAAAAGTGCCCCTGCTTTGGCTGCGCTGGGCATGATCCTGGTGATGAGCATGATCGGCCTGCCGGGGCTGGCCGGGTTCCCCGGAGAGTTCATGGCCCTCTTGGGCGCCTACAAGGCTAGCCCTTGGCTGACCTTCGTGGCCTTCCTCTCGGTGATCGCAGCGGCAGCTTATGCCCTTACCGCCTACCAGAAAGTCTTCCACGAAAACGAGAGCCGCGCCGTCCCCGACATGACCCTACAGGAATGGAGCTTCGCGGTGGTGATCGTAGCCGCTATCGCCCTGCTGGGCCTGTACCCTAAGCTCTTTACCCAGCTCTTGCAACCCTTGGCCAAGGCGTTTGCCGCGCTCTTCGGAGGTGCGGCATGA
- the nuoL gene encoding NADH-quinone oxidoreductase subunit L, which produces MLVLTILFPLLGFVLLGLLGKRMREPLPGVIASGLVLASLVLGVILLAQGGAKFAISDWLPGISFSLNLDHLSGLMLLIVTGVGFLIHVYAIGYMHADAGFSRFFAYLNLFIAMMLTLVLADNYVVMFIGWEGVGLASYLLIGFWYQDRVNADSARKAFIVNRIGDLGFLLGMGLLWAMFGTLGISEINAKLEENLFIPAGLSLAALLLFVGAVGKSAQVPLMVWLPDAMAGPTPVSALIHAATMVTAGVYLLARSSFLYINAPEVSLWIAILGLLTAIYGALSAFGQQDIKRIVAYSTLSQLGFMFVAAGMGAYWVALFHVLTHAFFKALLFMASGSVIHALGGEQDIRKMGGMWRYLPQTRWHGLIGALALGGMPLLSGFWSKDAILYSTLFYSVNSSLVFYLLLLATAFLTAMYSMRWFVTVFLGQYRGDAHPHESPGVMLFPNHILALGAVFIGYIGLPEPFPNLLERFLEPNLAHLEYEKPSLALEWTLVLISALVALAGLYLGYRFFQQKLLPGWYTRFAQASEHSFYVDQMYNTFIVNPLKGLGSLLFDGDRGLLGGFGWLGTLTAGIGNLLARLETGYIRFYAAGLVVGAVLLLLWGVSR; this is translated from the coding sequence ATGCTGGTGTTGACGATTCTCTTTCCCCTCCTGGGATTCGTGCTGCTGGGTCTGCTCGGCAAACGGATGCGGGAGCCCCTGCCGGGAGTGATCGCCTCGGGGCTGGTGCTCGCCAGCTTGGTGCTGGGCGTGATCCTGCTGGCCCAGGGTGGGGCCAAGTTTGCCATCAGCGACTGGCTACCTGGCATCTCCTTCAGCCTCAACCTGGACCACCTCTCCGGGCTCATGCTCCTGATCGTGACCGGCGTGGGCTTCTTGATCCACGTCTACGCCATCGGTTACATGCACGCAGATGCCGGTTTCAGCCGTTTCTTCGCCTACCTCAACCTCTTCATCGCCATGATGCTCACCCTGGTCCTAGCCGACAACTACGTGGTGATGTTCATCGGTTGGGAAGGCGTGGGGCTGGCCTCGTATCTCCTGATCGGCTTCTGGTACCAGGACCGGGTGAACGCCGACTCGGCCCGCAAAGCTTTTATCGTCAACCGCATCGGCGACCTGGGGTTCTTGCTGGGTATGGGGCTGTTGTGGGCGATGTTCGGGACTTTGGGCATCTCCGAGATCAACGCCAAGCTCGAGGAGAACCTCTTCATCCCCGCCGGGCTGTCCCTGGCGGCCTTGTTGCTCTTCGTGGGAGCCGTCGGCAAGAGCGCCCAGGTTCCCCTGATGGTCTGGCTACCCGACGCCATGGCCGGCCCCACCCCGGTCTCAGCGCTGATCCACGCCGCCACCATGGTCACGGCAGGGGTGTACCTCTTGGCCCGCAGCAGCTTCCTCTACATCAACGCGCCGGAGGTCTCGCTGTGGATCGCCATCCTGGGGCTTCTCACCGCGATTTATGGGGCGCTGTCGGCCTTTGGGCAACAGGACATCAAGCGCATCGTGGCCTATTCGACCCTCTCCCAGCTCGGCTTTATGTTCGTGGCCGCGGGCATGGGAGCCTATTGGGTCGCCCTTTTTCACGTGCTCACCCATGCCTTCTTCAAGGCCTTGTTGTTCATGGCCTCGGGTTCGGTGATCCACGCCCTAGGCGGCGAGCAGGACATCCGCAAAATGGGCGGGATGTGGCGCTACCTGCCCCAAACCCGTTGGCACGGGCTGATCGGGGCCCTGGCGCTGGGGGGCATGCCGCTGTTGTCGGGTTTCTGGTCGAAGGATGCGATCCTCTACTCCACCCTCTTCTACAGCGTAAACTCGAGCCTCGTGTTCTACCTCCTGCTGCTGGCTACCGCCTTCCTCACCGCCATGTACTCGATGCGCTGGTTTGTGACGGTGTTTTTGGGTCAATACCGGGGGGATGCACACCCGCATGAGTCCCCGGGCGTGATGCTCTTCCCCAACCACATCCTGGCTTTGGGAGCAGTGTTCATCGGCTACATCGGCCTGCCGGAACCCTTCCCTAACCTCCTCGAGCGCTTTCTCGAGCCCAACCTGGCCCACCTCGAGTACGAAAAGCCATCCCTGGCGCTCGAGTGGACGTTGGTGCTGATCTCGGCCTTGGTGGCCCTGGCCGGTCTCTACCTGGGCTACCGCTTCTTCCAGCAAAAACTCCTGCCCGGCTGGTATACGCGTTTTGCGCAGGCCTCCGAGCATAGCTTCTACGTGGACCAGATGTACAACACCTTCATCGTAAATCCGCTCAAGGGCCTGGGCAGCCTGCTCTTTGACGGCGACAGAGGCCTTTTGGGCGGCTTCGGCTGGCTGGGAACCCTCACCGCCGGAATCGGGAACCTGCTGGCTAGGCTCGAGACCGGCTACATCCGCTTCTACGCAGCGGGGCTGGTGGTCGGAGCGGTACTGCTCCTCCTATGGGGGGTAAGCCGATGA
- the nuoK gene encoding NADH-quinone oxidoreductase subunit NuoK: MNLWLATSAILFAIGVFGALTRRTAILVFLSVELMLNSANLALVALAKMYGSLDAQTVALFVIAIAAAEVAVGLGLIVAIFRRRESTGVDELRELKG; this comes from the coding sequence ATGAACCTCTGGCTGGCCACTTCTGCCATCTTGTTCGCCATCGGGGTGTTTGGTGCACTCACCCGCCGTACAGCCATCCTGGTCTTTCTCTCGGTGGAGCTGATGCTGAACTCGGCCAATCTGGCCCTTGTCGCATTGGCCAAAATGTACGGCTCTCTCGATGCCCAGACCGTAGCCCTCTTTGTAATCGCCATCGCCGCCGCCGAGGTTGCGGTAGGGTTGGGGCTCATCGTAGCTATCTTCCGCCGCCGGGAAAGCACCGGGGTGGATGAACTCAGGGAGCTAAAGGGATGA
- a CDS encoding NADH-quinone oxidoreductase subunit J — protein MGFWEIVAAVLLLASALLVVTVRNAVHAALALIANFLVLAGIYISLDARFLGLVQIIVYAGAIVVLFLFVIMLLSAAQAEVGINPLSRLTPVAALGALALAVVLMLASRDVPVPPQVGNLNGGLPQAIGPVLYGPWRYALLAVGFLLLVATVAAVALVQPDKPLDALTDEEKIRRTPASKEEVRR, from the coding sequence ATGGGCTTTTGGGAGATTGTAGCCGCCGTGCTGCTCCTCGCCAGCGCCCTGCTGGTGGTGACGGTGCGCAACGCGGTGCACGCCGCCTTGGCGCTGATCGCTAACTTTTTGGTGTTGGCTGGTATCTATATCTCGCTGGACGCCCGCTTTTTGGGTTTGGTGCAGATCATCGTCTACGCCGGGGCCATCGTAGTGCTGTTCCTCTTCGTGATCATGTTGCTCTCGGCGGCCCAGGCCGAGGTGGGCATCAACCCGCTCTCGAGGCTCACCCCTGTGGCCGCCTTAGGGGCCCTTGCTTTGGCCGTCGTGCTGATGCTCGCCAGCCGCGATGTCCCGGTGCCACCGCAGGTCGGCAACCTGAACGGCGGGCTACCCCAAGCTATCGGGCCGGTGCTCTATGGCCCCTGGCGCTACGCGCTCTTGGCGGTGGGTTTCTTGCTGCTGGTGGCAACCGTCGCTGCGGTGGCGTTGGTCCAGCCGGATAAACCGCTGGATGCCCTCACCGACGAGGAAAAAATCCGGCGTACCCCGGCTTCGAAAGAGGAGGTGCGCCGATGA
- the nuoI gene encoding NADH-quinone oxidoreductase subunit NuoI: protein MSSVAALAQSLGITLKALFSKPVTIPYPDAPVPLKPRWHGRHVLTRHPNGLEKCIGCSLCAAICPAYAIYVEPAENDPEHPTSAGERYAKVYEINMLRCIFCGLCEEACPTGAVVLGYDFEMADYRYSDLIYSKEDMLVEVQGTKPQRREAAYTGKPIKKGYTVPYVRAELEGFKAPLRQVKRKETGQNEPLGGH, encoded by the coding sequence ATGAGCAGTGTGGCTGCACTGGCCCAGAGCCTAGGGATCACCCTCAAGGCCTTGTTTTCCAAACCGGTGACCATTCCCTACCCCGACGCCCCGGTGCCGCTCAAACCCCGCTGGCACGGGCGCCACGTGCTGACCCGGCATCCCAACGGGCTCGAGAAGTGCATCGGCTGTAGCCTGTGCGCGGCGATCTGCCCGGCGTACGCCATCTACGTCGAGCCCGCCGAGAACGACCCGGAGCACCCCACCAGCGCGGGCGAGCGCTACGCCAAGGTCTACGAGATCAACATGCTGCGCTGCATCTTCTGCGGGCTGTGCGAGGAGGCCTGCCCTACCGGGGCGGTGGTGCTGGGCTACGACTTCGAGATGGCCGACTACCGCTACTCCGACCTGATCTACAGCAAGGAGGACATGCTGGTGGAGGTGCAAGGTACCAAGCCCCAGCGCCGCGAAGCCGCCTACACCGGCAAACCCATCAAGAAGGGCTACACCGTGCCCTACGTGCGGGCCGAGTTGGAAGGATTCAAGGCCCCGCTACGCCAGGTCAAGCGGAAAGAAACCGGCCAGAATGAACCGCTAGGGGGGCACTGA
- the nuoH gene encoding NADH-quinone oxidoreductase subunit NuoH: MRPKAKRKTLPTAGVSRRRSGRRAAGFVLLASPAFAQNPANLYPQDPLWLVAVKAFLVVFALLTAFAYMTLVERRLLARFQVRLGPNRVGPWGLLQPLADAIKSILKEDIVPARADRLVFVLAPIISITFALVGFGLIPFGPPGSFFGGQPWVINLDAGILYLFAVSEMAVYGIFLAGWASNSKYSLLGSLRSSAALISYELALGTSLLAPVLVVGSLNLRQIVDWQDAHGWLILFAPIAFGVYAITSLAEAARTPFDLPEAEQELVGGYNTEYASIKWALFQMAEYVHLITASALIPTIFLGGWRMPAPIPDIPYLWMFLKVALFLFLFIWIRATWFRLRYDQLMRFGWGVLLPVALGWFLVSALVKALGASPTVLIWLSLAGIAAIVAAITIRGIQVRNATPRAKGVRA, encoded by the coding sequence ATGAGGCCGAAGGCGAAACGCAAAACGCTGCCCACTGCGGGTGTTTCGCGCAGGAGGTCTGGCCGACGCGCAGCAGGATTCGTACTGCTGGCCAGCCCGGCTTTTGCGCAGAACCCCGCCAACCTCTATCCCCAAGACCCCCTATGGCTGGTGGCCGTCAAGGCCTTTTTGGTAGTGTTTGCACTGCTCACCGCTTTTGCTTACATGACCCTCGTCGAGCGCCGCCTCTTGGCCCGCTTCCAGGTGCGGCTGGGGCCGAACCGGGTGGGTCCGTGGGGGCTGTTACAGCCCCTGGCCGATGCCATCAAGTCCATCCTCAAAGAGGACATCGTCCCCGCCCGCGCCGACCGGTTGGTGTTCGTGCTGGCCCCGATCATCTCCATCACCTTCGCTTTGGTGGGCTTCGGGCTGATCCCCTTTGGACCGCCGGGGTCTTTCTTCGGCGGTCAGCCCTGGGTGATCAACCTCGACGCGGGAATTCTCTACCTCTTCGCGGTGAGCGAGATGGCCGTCTACGGTATCTTCCTGGCCGGATGGGCCAGCAACTCCAAGTACAGCCTGCTGGGCTCGCTGCGTTCCTCCGCCGCGCTCATCAGCTACGAGTTGGCCCTGGGCACCAGCCTTTTGGCCCCGGTGTTGGTGGTAGGGAGCCTGAACCTCCGGCAAATCGTGGATTGGCAGGACGCCCACGGCTGGCTCATCCTCTTCGCTCCCATCGCCTTCGGCGTCTATGCCATCACCTCGCTGGCCGAGGCCGCCCGTACCCCCTTCGACCTCCCCGAGGCTGAGCAGGAGCTGGTAGGCGGCTACAACACCGAGTACGCCTCGATCAAATGGGCCCTGTTCCAGATGGCCGAGTACGTCCACCTCATCACCGCCTCGGCCCTCATCCCCACCATCTTCCTGGGGGGCTGGCGGATGCCCGCGCCCATCCCCGACATCCCCTACCTATGGATGTTCCTCAAGGTCGCCCTTTTCCTCTTCCTCTTCATCTGGATCCGCGCCACCTGGTTCCGCCTACGCTACGACCAGCTGATGCGCTTCGGCTGGGGGGTACTCCTGCCGGTCGCCCTGGGGTGGTTTTTGGTGAGCGCCCTGGTCAAAGCGCTAGGGGCCAGCCCCACCGTCCTGATCTGGCTCTCGCTGGCAGGGATCGCGGCCATCGTGGCGGCTATAACAATTCGGGGCATCCAAGTCCGCAACGCCACCCCTAGAGCAAAAGGAGTGAGAGCATGA
- a CDS encoding molybdopterin-dependent oxidoreductase, whose product MPTVTINGKVVEVPAGTSVMDAVFHAGDDVPLFCSERYLSPVGACRMCLVKVGNPRKGPDGNWILDESGAPKIFWMPKLQASCVTMVSEGMVVDTLSDEVKHAQSGMVELTLANHPLDCPTCDKGGACELQDRSYEYGLYEKFYQPNPTELPLYTRFELTRRHEDKHHPLSEFIVLDRERCIHCKRCVRYFEEIPGDEVLDFIERGVHTFIGSDEGGLPSNFTGNITDICPVGALLDLTARFRARNWEYDTTETTSMDDAAGAGILVDTRSGKLERIRAALRPQTSEIWISDAARFGHEWVNQERVLRPLVRRGGKLVEASWEEAAAAIKAGLNGVPGAEIGIYLEGMATLEEGLAAALLADTWGSPHRDFAGRTAALASGFVPATFQDLNEAQFTLILGDPSEEAPTLHPRLSEYSRGLKPPAPLQHGIPFADLSIKERMERDKRKLAHFNTYPAQLFKWAGASGVYAPGQEAAVLAALLGQGEAPQGLADAIAWAKSRWSEAERVVLILGADVLNNPEAAAKAKTLAEGKGAKVMAMTPAANARGLEAVGLFPGKGGLGWTQGGLKAAYFGYLPTEEQLKATGFRILHLTHLSPLAARYADVVLPGQTFYEKRGTTVNLEGRVLELYPAGINNGEADGAVAALALLAEATGVKPPVRLLRQAAKLLEEKYKLPKPFSLWRPKVAQPTFEARQAAPGGTTVYLRPSMWRREQRVAEVARAVRLYLEAHPETARAEGLMEGATVELEAPGGPLSATVRLDDRLPKGFLFAPALGPWVGRRVAARVLVPAGGETR is encoded by the coding sequence ATGCCAACGGTGACGATTAACGGCAAGGTCGTGGAGGTTCCCGCGGGCACCAGCGTGATGGACGCGGTCTTCCATGCCGGGGACGACGTACCGCTGTTCTGCTCCGAGCGCTACCTATCGCCAGTGGGGGCGTGTCGGATGTGTCTGGTCAAGGTGGGCAACCCGCGCAAGGGGCCGGACGGGAACTGGATTCTGGACGAAAGCGGTGCGCCCAAGATCTTCTGGATGCCCAAGCTACAAGCTTCGTGCGTGACGATGGTGAGCGAGGGAATGGTGGTAGACACCCTCTCCGACGAGGTCAAGCACGCCCAGTCGGGAATGGTGGAACTCACCCTGGCCAACCACCCGCTGGATTGCCCCACCTGCGACAAGGGCGGGGCCTGTGAGCTGCAAGACCGCAGCTACGAGTACGGGCTGTACGAGAAGTTCTACCAGCCTAACCCCACCGAGCTGCCCCTCTACACCCGCTTCGAGCTCACCCGCCGCCACGAGGATAAACACCATCCGCTCTCGGAGTTCATCGTGCTGGACCGCGAGCGCTGCATCCACTGCAAGCGCTGCGTGCGCTACTTCGAGGAGATCCCCGGCGATGAGGTGCTGGACTTTATCGAGCGCGGGGTCCATACCTTCATCGGCAGCGATGAAGGGGGGCTTCCCTCGAACTTCACCGGCAACATCACCGACATCTGCCCGGTAGGGGCGCTGCTGGACCTCACCGCTCGCTTCCGCGCCCGCAACTGGGAGTACGACACCACCGAGACCACCAGCATGGACGACGCGGCGGGGGCAGGCATCTTGGTGGACACCCGCAGCGGCAAGCTCGAGCGCATCCGCGCCGCCCTTCGCCCCCAGACCAGTGAGATCTGGATCTCCGACGCAGCCCGCTTCGGGCACGAATGGGTGAACCAGGAACGGGTCCTGCGGCCTTTGGTCCGCCGGGGCGGCAAGCTGGTGGAGGCCAGCTGGGAAGAGGCCGCCGCCGCGATCAAAGCTGGCCTAAACGGGGTACCGGGGGCTGAGATCGGGATCTATCTAGAGGGCATGGCTACCCTCGAGGAGGGCTTGGCCGCGGCGCTTCTGGCCGATACCTGGGGCAGCCCCCACCGGGACTTCGCGGGCCGGACCGCGGCGCTGGCCTCCGGCTTTGTGCCCGCCACCTTCCAGGATCTGAACGAGGCCCAGTTCACCCTGATCCTGGGCGACCCCAGCGAGGAAGCCCCCACCCTGCACCCGCGCCTCTCGGAGTACAGCCGGGGCCTCAAACCCCCCGCCCCGCTCCAACACGGCATTCCCTTTGCCGACCTCAGCATCAAGGAGCGGATGGAGCGGGACAAGCGGAAACTAGCCCACTTCAACACCTACCCGGCGCAGCTGTTCAAGTGGGCCGGGGCCTCGGGCGTGTACGCGCCAGGGCAGGAGGCCGCCGTGCTAGCCGCTCTGCTGGGCCAGGGCGAGGCCCCCCAAGGGCTGGCGGATGCGATCGCCTGGGCCAAAAGCCGCTGGAGCGAGGCCGAGCGGGTGGTGCTCATCCTGGGCGCGGACGTGCTGAACAACCCCGAGGCCGCGGCCAAAGCCAAAACCTTAGCCGAAGGGAAAGGGGCCAAGGTCATGGCCATGACCCCGGCGGCCAACGCCCGCGGCCTCGAGGCCGTAGGCCTCTTCCCCGGCAAGGGAGGGCTGGGCTGGACCCAAGGGGGGCTGAAAGCCGCCTACTTCGGCTACCTCCCTACCGAGGAACAGCTCAAAGCGACCGGCTTCCGCATCCTGCACCTCACCCACCTCTCCCCCCTGGCCGCCCGCTACGCCGATGTGGTGCTGCCGGGCCAAACCTTCTACGAAAAGCGCGGCACCACTGTGAACCTCGAGGGCCGCGTGCTCGAGCTCTACCCCGCCGGGATCAACAACGGCGAGGCCGACGGTGCCGTCGCGGCTTTGGCCTTGCTCGCCGAGGCCACAGGGGTCAAACCCCCGGTGCGTCTTTTGCGCCAGGCCGCCAAGCTGCTCGAGGAGAAGTACAAGCTCCCCAAGCCCTTTAGCCTATGGCGGCCCAAGGTCGCCCAGCCGACCTTCGAGGCCCGACAGGCGGCGCCGGGGGGGACAACGGTTTACCTGCGCCCCAGCATGTGGCGGCGCGAGCAGCGGGTGGCCGAGGTAGCCCGGGCCGTCCGGCTCTACCTCGAGGCCCATCCCGAGACCGCCCGGGCCGAAGGGCTCATGGAAGGAGCCACGGTGGAGCTCGAGGCCCCCGGTGGTCCCCTCTCGGCCACGGTCAGGCTTGACGACCGCCTGCCCAAGGGCTTCCTGTTCGCTCCGGCGCTGGGGCCGTGGGTGGGGCGGCGGGTGGCGGCCCGGGTGCTGGTCCCGGCAGGAGGTGAGACGCGATGA